Proteins from one Acetobacteroides hydrogenigenes genomic window:
- the rnr gene encoding ribonuclease R, translating to MKKIKKEGRASSKAVKKQSIEKLIFEIISTHPDKAYSYKAIAKQLGFKTEGEKHLVMTCLTELKVRNMVTEVEHGVFKVVTKGGFIEGKVDMTQSGSAFIITPDLEEDVFIAPNNMNQALHGDKVRVFIFPYKGKKRPEGEIVEILEQGKRQYVGTVQMSPNYIFVVPDGKQMPFDIFVPMRSAGEAQDGDKVIVKVIEIPKAGKNPIGEIVEVLGRPGNNETEMHAILADYGLPYHFPEEVTKAAEQIPDDITPAEIAKRRDMRDVVTFTIDPADAKDFDDALSYRRMPNGNIEVGVHIADVSHYVRPGSILDQEAVDRATSVYLVDRTVPMLPERLSNNLCSLRPNEDKLTYSAVFEIDEDANVLNTWIGRTVIHSDRRFTYEEAQKVIETGHGDYKDEILTLHTLAQKLRSDRFKHGAIAFDREEAKFELDENGKPLRVYFKSQKESNQLIEEFMLLANKKVAEHIGKPRGKSIAKTFVYRIHDVPNPDKFDTFRRFIVKFGYYLQATNSKGISKELNKLLAEVKGKTEENLIETLAVRSMAKARYSTENIGHYGLQFDHYTHFTSPIRRYPDVMVHRLLDMYDRKAESQSKDTYEQLCEHSSEMEILASDAERASIKYKMVEFMMDKIGMEFDGIVSGITEWGIYVEIKENKVEGMVSTRDLTDDFYIFDEDTYSLVGKTNGRTFTLGDEVRIRVLRANLSRKQLDYELIGKGDEVLSFEPAAPRPAGGGSRGGNGGGFSSGRGSSARGRSGEKKSERGGRRSSSKSKGDKKDKGKRRRR from the coding sequence ATGAAGAAGATCAAAAAGGAAGGCCGCGCCAGCAGCAAGGCCGTTAAGAAGCAGAGCATCGAAAAGCTAATATTCGAAATTATATCCACCCACCCCGATAAGGCTTACAGCTACAAGGCAATCGCCAAGCAGCTCGGCTTTAAGACCGAGGGAGAAAAGCATCTGGTGATGACCTGTCTCACCGAGCTGAAGGTCCGCAATATGGTTACCGAAGTGGAGCACGGCGTGTTCAAGGTGGTAACCAAGGGCGGCTTCATCGAGGGTAAAGTAGACATGACCCAGTCGGGCTCGGCGTTTATAATTACGCCCGACCTAGAGGAGGACGTGTTCATCGCCCCCAACAACATGAACCAGGCGCTGCACGGCGACAAGGTGCGCGTCTTCATCTTCCCGTACAAGGGCAAGAAGCGCCCCGAAGGCGAGATCGTGGAGATCCTCGAGCAGGGCAAGCGCCAGTACGTGGGCACGGTGCAGATGTCGCCCAACTACATCTTTGTGGTGCCCGACGGCAAGCAGATGCCGTTCGACATCTTCGTGCCGATGCGCAGCGCCGGCGAGGCGCAGGATGGCGATAAGGTAATCGTTAAGGTTATTGAGATCCCCAAGGCAGGTAAGAACCCCATTGGCGAGATCGTAGAGGTGCTGGGTCGTCCGGGCAACAACGAAACCGAGATGCACGCCATCTTGGCCGACTACGGCTTGCCCTACCACTTCCCCGAGGAGGTAACCAAGGCAGCCGAGCAAATTCCAGATGATATTACCCCTGCCGAAATAGCCAAGCGCCGCGACATGCGCGATGTAGTGACCTTTACCATTGACCCTGCCGATGCCAAGGACTTCGACGATGCGCTATCGTACCGCCGCATGCCCAACGGCAACATCGAGGTGGGCGTGCACATTGCCGACGTATCGCACTACGTAAGGCCCGGATCGATACTCGATCAGGAGGCGGTAGACCGCGCTACATCGGTGTACCTGGTAGACCGTACCGTGCCGATGCTACCCGAACGATTGTCGAACAACCTCTGCTCGCTACGCCCTAACGAGGATAAGCTTACCTACTCGGCCGTTTTCGAGATCGATGAGGATGCTAACGTTCTAAACACGTGGATTGGCCGTACGGTGATTCACTCCGATAGGCGCTTTACCTACGAGGAGGCACAGAAGGTTATCGAAACCGGACATGGCGACTACAAGGATGAAATTCTTACGCTGCATACCCTAGCACAGAAGCTGCGCTCCGACCGCTTTAAGCATGGTGCTATAGCCTTCGACCGCGAGGAGGCCAAGTTTGAGCTCGACGAGAACGGCAAGCCGCTGCGCGTGTACTTCAAGTCGCAGAAGGAGAGCAACCAGCTCATCGAGGAGTTCATGCTTTTGGCCAACAAGAAGGTGGCCGAGCATATCGGCAAGCCTAGGGGCAAGAGCATTGCAAAAACCTTTGTGTACCGTATCCACGACGTGCCCAACCCCGATAAGTTCGATACCTTCCGCCGCTTTATCGTGAAGTTTGGCTACTACCTTCAGGCCACCAACAGCAAGGGCATCTCGAAGGAGTTGAACAAGCTGCTGGCCGAAGTTAAGGGGAAGACGGAGGAGAACCTTATCGAAACGCTGGCCGTCCGCTCGATGGCCAAGGCGCGCTATTCTACGGAGAACATCGGTCACTACGGGCTACAGTTCGACCACTATACGCACTTCACCTCGCCCATCCGCCGCTACCCTGATGTGATGGTGCACCGCCTGCTCGACATGTACGACCGCAAGGCCGAATCGCAGAGCAAGGATACCTACGAGCAGCTGTGCGAGCACTCTTCCGAAATGGAAATCCTCGCCTCGGATGCCGAGCGTGCCTCCATCAAGTACAAGATGGTGGAGTTTATGATGGATAAGATCGGGATGGAGTTCGACGGTATCGTATCGGGCATCACCGAGTGGGGTATCTACGTGGAGATAAAGGAGAACAAGGTGGAGGGCATGGTTTCGACCCGCGACCTTACCGACGACTTCTACATCTTCGACGAGGATACCTACAGCCTGGTGGGCAAAACCAACGGCCGCACCTTTACCCTGGGCGACGAGGTGCGCATCCGCGTGCTACGCGCCAACCTCTCGCGCAAGCAGCTCGACTATGAGCTCATCGGCAAGGGCGATGAGGTGCTCAGCTTCGAGCCCGCCGCACCACGCCCCGCAGGTGGCGGCTCAAGAGGTGGAAACGGAGGCGGATTCTCTTCGGGCCGTGGTTCTTCAGCGAGAGGACGCTCAGGTGAAAAGAAATCTGAAAGAGGCGGGAGACGCTCATCATCCAAATCAAAAGGAGATAAGAAGGATAAAGGAAAGCGAAGAAGACGATAA
- a CDS encoding helix-turn-helix domain-containing protein: protein MLRYNIERMILMRGHTDPKSYLKRMGYTRYVISHLLAKPRHLDITYLERFCHELRCTPNELMEWIPSESEPIEDNHPLTKLRRNGLSTPVYSALLSVPAEKLDEAVAYLQQLGEKE from the coding sequence ATGCTACGCTACAACATCGAACGCATGATTCTGATGCGCGGCCACACCGATCCTAAAAGCTACCTGAAGCGGATGGGCTACACCCGATACGTGATTAGCCACCTGCTGGCCAAACCCCGCCATCTAGACATTACGTACCTCGAGCGATTCTGCCACGAGCTGCGCTGCACGCCCAACGAGCTGATGGAGTGGATTCCCTCGGAGTCAGAACCGATCGAAGATAATCATCCGCTTACCAAACTCCGCCGCAACGGCCTGAGCACGCCCGTCTACAGCGCCCTGCTGAGCGTGCCCGCCGAGAAGCTCGACGAGGCGGTGGCCTACCTGCAGCAGCTCGGCGAGAAAGAGTAG
- the cysS gene encoding cysteine--tRNA ligase, translated as MEGQLQIYNTLSRRKEDFTPLNPPHVGLYVCGPTVYGDPHLGHARPAITFDLLFRYLKHQGFKVRYVRNITDVGHLVNDADSGDDKIGKQARLQQLEPMEVVQYYTNRYHQAMDALNVLPPSIEPHASGHIIEQIEMVRKIQDAGFAYESEGSIYFDVEAYNKKYPYGKLSGRILDDMMANTRELEGQSEKRNPFDFALWKKALPEHIMRWPSPWSDGFPGWHLECSAMSTKYLGETFDIHGGGMDLMFPHHECEIAQSTAALGHDSVRYWMHNNMVTINGQKMGKSLGNFITLEQLFTGSHELLQQAYSPMTIRFFILQAQYRSTLDFSNEALQAAEKGLQRLITATSTLAKLKPSDTSTVNVDELENGVFAALNDDLNSPIAISVLFDWVRNINSIYDGKEKISAEDLERLRAIFSAVVFDILGLRDDSIAGDDKGKLTAELINMLLNMRLQAKQNKDFATSDRIRDELNKLGVIVKDRKDGFDWEIA; from the coding sequence ATGGAAGGACAACTACAAATCTACAACACCCTTTCCCGTAGGAAGGAAGATTTTACCCCGCTCAACCCACCCCATGTTGGACTGTACGTCTGCGGCCCCACCGTATACGGCGATCCGCATCTGGGCCACGCGCGTCCGGCCATTACCTTCGACCTGCTGTTCCGCTACCTTAAGCATCAGGGGTTCAAGGTTCGCTACGTGCGCAACATCACCGATGTGGGCCACCTGGTAAACGATGCCGATAGCGGCGACGACAAGATCGGTAAACAGGCCCGCCTGCAGCAGCTCGAGCCTATGGAGGTGGTGCAGTACTACACCAACCGCTACCACCAGGCCATGGATGCGCTCAACGTGCTTCCGCCCAGCATCGAACCACACGCCTCGGGGCACATCATCGAGCAGATCGAGATGGTGCGCAAGATTCAGGATGCCGGATTCGCCTACGAAAGCGAAGGATCGATATACTTTGATGTAGAAGCCTACAACAAGAAGTACCCCTACGGCAAGCTCTCGGGCCGCATCCTCGACGATATGATGGCCAACACCCGCGAGCTCGAAGGCCAAAGCGAGAAGCGCAACCCATTCGACTTCGCCCTTTGGAAGAAGGCGCTACCCGAGCACATCATGCGCTGGCCTTCGCCATGGAGCGACGGCTTCCCCGGATGGCACCTCGAGTGCTCGGCCATGAGCACCAAGTACCTCGGCGAAACCTTCGACATCCACGGTGGCGGGATGGACCTGATGTTCCCCCACCACGAGTGCGAGATTGCCCAAAGCACCGCCGCCCTTGGCCACGATTCGGTTCGCTACTGGATGCACAACAACATGGTAACCATCAACGGGCAGAAGATGGGAAAGAGCCTCGGAAACTTCATTACCCTCGAGCAGCTCTTCACCGGTAGCCACGAGCTACTGCAGCAAGCCTACAGCCCGATGACCATCCGCTTCTTCATCCTTCAAGCGCAGTACCGCAGCACGCTCGACTTCTCGAACGAGGCGCTACAGGCCGCCGAAAAGGGTCTACAACGATTGATCACCGCAACCAGCACGCTTGCCAAGCTAAAGCCATCAGATACTTCGACCGTTAATGTTGATGAGCTAGAGAACGGCGTATTCGCCGCCCTCAACGACGACCTCAACAGCCCAATTGCCATCTCGGTGCTGTTCGACTGGGTGCGCAACATCAACTCCATCTACGACGGTAAGGAAAAGATCAGCGCCGAAGATCTCGAGCGCCTTCGCGCCATCTTCAGCGCCGTAGTCTTCGACATCCTCGGCCTCCGCGACGACAGCATCGCCGGAGATGATAAAGGAAAACTCACCGCCGAACTCATCAACATGCTGCTGAACATGCGCCTACAGGCAAAGCAGAATAAGGACTTTGCAACTTCTGATAGGATTCGCGACGAACTCAACAAGCTGGGCGTAATCGTAAAAGATAGAAAAGACGGCTTCGACTGGGAGATAGCCTAG
- the galE gene encoding UDP-glucose 4-epimerase GalE, protein MSKKILVTGGTGFIGSHTTVELQNSGYEVVIVDNLSNSEANVVDAIAQITGKKPAFEQVDCTDKAAMKNVFEKHGPIEAIIHFAASKAVGESVEKPLLYYRNNIGSLINLLELMKDFKCNNIVFSSSCTVYGQPDQLPVTEQASIKKAESPYGNTKQICEEILVDTTNAEPWLQAIALRYFNPIGAHPSTLIGELPIGVPANLIPFVTQTAIGIREQLSVFGDDYNTPDGSCIRDYINVVDLAKAHVVAVNRMFEKKNKSNYEFFNIGTGRGLSVLEIVDIFQKVAGVKLNYKIVGRRSGDIEQVWADTSYANNELGWKAQESVEDTLLSAWKWQLKLKEKEESK, encoded by the coding sequence ATGAGCAAGAAGATTTTAGTAACGGGGGGAACTGGGTTTATTGGCTCACATACTACCGTAGAGCTCCAAAATTCGGGCTATGAAGTAGTAATTGTAGACAACCTTTCGAACTCGGAGGCAAACGTTGTAGATGCCATTGCACAGATCACAGGCAAAAAACCTGCATTCGAGCAGGTAGACTGTACTGATAAGGCAGCCATGAAGAATGTTTTTGAGAAGCATGGCCCAATAGAAGCAATCATCCACTTTGCAGCCAGTAAGGCAGTAGGCGAATCGGTTGAGAAGCCTCTTCTCTACTACCGCAACAACATCGGATCTCTGATCAACCTTCTTGAGCTCATGAAGGATTTCAAGTGCAACAACATCGTATTCTCGTCGTCGTGTACCGTATACGGACAGCCCGATCAGCTGCCAGTAACCGAACAAGCATCAATCAAAAAGGCTGAATCGCCTTACGGCAACACCAAACAAATTTGCGAAGAAATACTTGTTGATACCACCAATGCGGAACCTTGGCTTCAAGCCATTGCGCTTCGCTACTTCAACCCAATTGGTGCGCACCCCTCAACTCTTATTGGTGAGCTTCCTATTGGTGTTCCTGCCAACCTTATACCATTTGTTACGCAAACAGCCATTGGCATTCGCGAGCAACTTTCGGTATTTGGCGATGACTACAACACCCCTGACGGCTCGTGCATCCGCGACTATATTAACGTGGTTGACCTTGCCAAGGCTCACGTAGTAGCAGTAAACCGCATGTTCGAGAAGAAGAACAAGTCTAACTACGAATTCTTCAATATCGGAACAGGAAGAGGCTTGTCAGTTCTTGAGATTGTAGATATCTTCCAAAAGGTAGCTGGAGTAAAGCTCAACTACAAGATTGTGGGTCGCAGAAGCGGCGATATTGAGCAGGTTTGGGCAGACACCTCCTATGCCAACAATGAACTTGGATGGAAAGCCCAAGAGTCGGTAGAAGACACCCTTCTCTCTGCTTGGAAATGGCAATTGAAGCTCAAAGAAAAGGAAGAAAGCAAATAA
- the rfbB gene encoding dTDP-glucose 4,6-dehydratase, with protein sequence MRTIVVTGGAGFIGSHVVRLLVNKYPNYRIINYDKLTYAGNLENLKDVENAPNYRFVKGDICDAQLLEKLFEEENVNAVIHLAAESHVDRSITNPMEFIQTNIVGTVTLLNVAKSKWADNFEDKLFYHVSTDEVYGSLGETGYFYETTSYDPRSPYSASKASSDHLVMAYHHTFGLPVIISNCSNNYGPNQFPEKLIPLVINNIKKGKPLPVYGKGENVRDWLYVVDHARAIDMIFHNGKIGQTYNIGGHNEWKNIDLIKVLCRVMDKKMGNPEGSAEKLITYVKDRAGHDLRYAIDATKIKDELGWLPSLQFEEGIEKTVDWYLANNEWLENIVSGEYERYYSAQYEKR encoded by the coding sequence ATGAGAACAATAGTGGTTACCGGAGGTGCCGGATTCATTGGATCGCATGTAGTGAGGCTACTGGTCAACAAGTACCCCAACTACCGTATCATAAACTACGACAAGCTAACATATGCGGGCAATCTCGAAAACCTTAAGGATGTAGAGAATGCGCCCAACTACCGCTTTGTAAAGGGTGATATCTGCGATGCCCAACTTCTTGAAAAGCTTTTTGAAGAAGAAAATGTGAACGCAGTAATCCATCTTGCTGCCGAATCGCACGTTGATAGGTCGATTACCAACCCAATGGAATTTATCCAAACCAACATCGTAGGTACGGTTACCCTACTCAACGTAGCAAAAAGCAAATGGGCTGATAACTTTGAGGACAAGCTATTCTACCACGTATCCACCGACGAGGTATACGGATCACTTGGCGAAACTGGATACTTCTACGAGACTACCTCGTACGATCCTCGTAGCCCCTATTCGGCATCGAAGGCTAGTTCCGACCATTTGGTTATGGCCTACCACCACACCTTTGGTCTTCCAGTCATAATATCGAACTGCTCGAACAACTATGGGCCAAACCAGTTCCCCGAGAAGCTCATACCGCTTGTTATCAACAACATTAAAAAAGGTAAGCCGCTTCCAGTATATGGTAAGGGAGAAAACGTTCGCGATTGGCTATACGTTGTTGACCATGCAAGAGCCATCGATATGATTTTCCACAACGGAAAGATTGGCCAAACCTACAACATTGGAGGCCACAACGAGTGGAAAAACATCGACCTGATTAAGGTTCTTTGTAGGGTTATGGATAAAAAGATGGGCAACCCCGAAGGTAGTGCCGAAAAGTTGATTACCTACGTTAAGGACAGAGCAGGCCACGACTTACGTTACGCAATAGATGCAACCAAGATTAAGGATGAACTTGGCTGGTTGCCATCACTACAGTTCGAGGAAGGTATCGAGAAAACGGTTGATTGGTACCTTGCCAATAACGAGTGGCTTGAGAATATCGTATCGGGCGAATACGAGAGGTACTACTCTGCCCAGTACGAGAAACGATAA